The proteins below are encoded in one region of Paraburkholderia aromaticivorans:
- a CDS encoding AAA family ATPase, translating into MKLQSIAIQEFKQFTGKLVIDDLQPGLNLFVGPNEAGKSTIAEAVRAVFLERYKASHLKDLLPWGKASGQPSVEVSFELDGMACRLSKQFVTRQRCELRIGQSAFGEDEAEDKLAALLGFSRPARGPLKAENAGVPGLLWVQQGGTQEMRDSTGHAAQYLRDALSQLSGGRESAGEDALIAAVQRELRQLLTARTQKSTGPLAEAEQTLARLIEERGDLEQQRQQFEANIASLATQQQTFDETQRKRPWELHEQKAVQAQLRADAVVQLEGSLKGLEQSVKASEAELALPLQQEQNALELEAAVARERQQLDALRASVAAVQAEHAQAAASVTQFEQAFADANRALELANAAVTAADLRSQIGLYRAESERLEASIAAASKANDAVLEAAREAATLEIDEAKLKRLATLGSELTVLRARTEAAMTRIEYRLNGAITVDEKPVSGEGVLRVDEEKRIGLGALGELRVIPGVSDLPARLSELASLEAQHAQLLQALGVASLGEGEARHERWKTAVAQQKSQAKILDVHAPQGIEALRAASATAAARMQAANERLTGLPDVSAASPLDEARRNAEIARDALEAARKVLTQAADKKSTGTANAESLSAQLQRKEAQLNDEVFCRNRAQWQAKIVEQRVQVEALRKQREGRERELEAARLDDPAAEAKRYRASAELARGEQNERQVKIAGLRSQLETVGASGLGERLAAVQAKVEQATRRKDELGLRASALSLLDEVLVDERDAAVAQLRAPLTERLGHYLKRIFPQSTIALGDDLSPATLDRFGRADTLDALSFGTREQLGILTRLAYADLLKASGRPTLLMLDDAAVHTDAARRDAIKRALIDAATRHQILVFTCHPELWDDLGVKQRAIEDLKVAA; encoded by the coding sequence ATGAAGCTGCAAAGTATTGCGATTCAGGAGTTCAAGCAGTTCACCGGCAAGCTCGTCATCGACGATCTGCAGCCCGGGCTGAATCTGTTCGTCGGTCCGAACGAGGCCGGCAAGAGCACCATCGCCGAAGCCGTGCGCGCCGTGTTTCTGGAGCGCTACAAAGCCTCGCATCTGAAAGACCTGTTGCCGTGGGGCAAGGCGAGCGGGCAGCCGTCGGTCGAAGTGAGTTTCGAGCTGGACGGTATGGCGTGTCGATTGTCGAAGCAGTTCGTCACGCGGCAGCGCTGCGAGTTGAGGATCGGCCAGAGCGCGTTCGGTGAGGATGAAGCCGAAGACAAGCTCGCGGCCTTGCTCGGTTTTTCACGCCCGGCGCGTGGGCCGTTGAAGGCCGAGAACGCGGGCGTTCCCGGTTTATTGTGGGTGCAGCAAGGCGGCACGCAGGAGATGCGCGATTCCACCGGCCATGCGGCGCAGTATCTGCGCGATGCGCTGTCGCAACTCTCGGGCGGCCGTGAATCGGCTGGAGAGGATGCGTTGATCGCCGCCGTGCAGCGCGAGCTTCGGCAACTGCTCACCGCGCGCACGCAGAAGTCCACTGGGCCGCTCGCCGAGGCGGAACAGACGCTAGCCAGGTTGATCGAAGAGCGTGGGGATCTTGAGCAGCAGCGTCAACAGTTCGAGGCGAACATTGCAAGTCTCGCCACGCAGCAGCAAACCTTCGACGAAACGCAACGCAAGCGCCCTTGGGAGCTTCACGAGCAGAAAGCCGTGCAGGCGCAATTACGCGCCGATGCCGTCGTGCAACTCGAGGGCAGCCTCAAAGGACTTGAGCAGTCGGTGAAGGCGAGCGAAGCGGAACTGGCACTGCCGTTACAACAGGAGCAGAACGCGCTCGAACTGGAAGCGGCCGTGGCGCGCGAGCGTCAGCAACTCGATGCGCTGCGGGCGAGCGTGGCGGCGGTCCAGGCCGAACACGCGCAAGCCGCGGCCAGCGTGACGCAATTCGAGCAGGCTTTCGCCGATGCCAATCGCGCGCTCGAACTGGCCAACGCGGCAGTGACCGCGGCCGATCTGCGCAGCCAGATCGGCCTCTATCGCGCCGAGAGCGAGCGGCTCGAAGCGTCGATCGCAGCTGCCAGCAAGGCGAACGATGCCGTGCTCGAAGCCGCGCGCGAAGCGGCCACGCTCGAAATCGACGAGGCGAAGCTGAAGCGGCTCGCCACGCTCGGCAGCGAGCTGACCGTGCTGCGCGCTCGGACCGAAGCCGCGATGACGCGCATCGAATACCGCTTGAACGGCGCGATTACCGTTGACGAAAAACCGGTGAGCGGCGAGGGCGTGCTGCGTGTGGACGAAGAGAAGCGGATCGGCCTCGGCGCGCTCGGCGAATTGCGGGTGATTCCGGGTGTCTCCGATCTGCCAGCGCGTTTGTCCGAACTCGCGTCGCTCGAAGCCCAGCATGCGCAGTTGTTGCAGGCGCTCGGCGTCGCGTCGCTCGGCGAGGGCGAAGCGCGGCACGAGCGGTGGAAGACGGCGGTCGCGCAACAGAAGAGCCAGGCGAAGATTCTTGACGTGCACGCGCCGCAGGGCATTGAGGCATTGCGCGCAGCGTCGGCGACGGCTGCGGCGCGCATGCAGGCCGCCAATGAGCGGCTGACAGGTCTGCCCGACGTGTCGGCTGCATCACCGCTTGACGAAGCGCGCCGCAATGCCGAGATCGCGCGCGACGCGTTGGAAGCCGCGCGAAAAGTGCTGACCCAGGCGGCCGATAAAAAATCGACCGGTACGGCCAATGCCGAATCGCTCTCGGCTCAGTTGCAGCGCAAGGAAGCGCAGTTGAACGACGAAGTGTTCTGTCGCAACCGTGCGCAGTGGCAAGCCAAAATCGTCGAACAACGCGTGCAGGTCGAGGCATTACGCAAGCAGCGCGAAGGGCGCGAGCGTGAACTGGAGGCGGCACGTCTCGACGATCCGGCGGCTGAGGCGAAGCGCTATCGCGCGTCGGCGGAACTCGCGCGCGGCGAGCAGAACGAGCGGCAGGTGAAAATCGCGGGATTGCGCAGTCAACTGGAGACGGTCGGCGCGTCCGGTCTCGGCGAGCGTCTGGCGGCGGTGCAGGCCAAGGTCGAACAGGCCACGCGGCGCAAGGACGAACTCGGCTTGCGCGCGAGCGCGTTGAGTCTGCTCGACGAAGTGCTGGTCGACGAACGCGACGCCGCGGTCGCGCAATTGCGCGCGCCGTTGACCGAGCGGCTCGGGCATTATCTGAAGCGGATTTTCCCGCAATCGACGATCGCACTCGGCGATGATCTGAGCCCCGCCACGTTGGACCGCTTTGGCCGCGCGGACACGCTTGATGCGCTGAGCTTCGGCACGCGCGAACAACTCGGCATTCTGACGCGGCTCGCCTACGCGGATCTGCTGAAGGCATCGGGCCGGCCGACCTTGCTCATGCTCGACGATGCGGCGGTGCATACCGATGCCGCGCGGCGCGACGCGATCAAGCGCGCGCTGATCGACGCTGCCACGCGGCATCAGATTCTGGTGTTCACGTGCCACCCGGAACTGTGGGATGACCTCGGCGTGAAGCAGCGGGCGATTGAGGATTTGAAGGTGGCGGCTTAG
- a CDS encoding Hcp family type VI secretion system effector, translating to MAQDTFIKINGIDGESQDASHLNEIDVIGWRWKVSQDSTMMSGSGGGAGKATVSDLEFTHKLDRASPNLARYCFTGKHVDQVKLTVRKAGGMPFDYLKITMYDVVVTQVEPIGGGDECHEEVHLSFSTMKHEYFVQNALGGSGGAVTATLYIKNNTTN from the coding sequence ATGGCGCAGGATACGTTCATCAAGATTAACGGGATCGACGGCGAATCGCAGGATGCCTCGCATCTGAATGAAATCGACGTAATCGGTTGGCGCTGGAAGGTTTCACAGGATTCGACCATGATGTCGGGCTCTGGCGGTGGCGCGGGCAAGGCTACCGTTTCAGATCTTGAGTTCACGCACAAGTTGGACCGCGCCAGTCCGAATCTGGCCAGATATTGTTTCACAGGCAAGCATGTCGATCAGGTGAAGCTGACTGTGCGAAAGGCCGGGGGAATGCCATTCGATTACCTCAAGATCACGATGTACGACGTGGTCGTCACCCAGGTGGAGCCGATCGGCGGCGGCGACGAGTGCCACGAAGAGGTTCACCTGTCTTTTTCTACGATGAAGCATGAGTACTTCGTGCAAAACGCGCTGGGAGGAAGCGGCGGTGCGGTGACCGCGACGTTGTATATCAAGAACAACACGACGAATTGA
- a CDS encoding DUF2778 domain-containing protein, which produces MPVKCSFVLNGQTDSVFSCEGTASVAAFSGTGHGRDNPDDTAVENVGPIPKGTYYLVDRQSGGLVGFLYDWWYATDSVSTDRRKWFTLWNPATGDTTNINGIKRGNFRLHPMGHLRLSHGCITVVNPQEFDRLQKYIRSRGQTVPVPGAALRAYGTVDVK; this is translated from the coding sequence ATGCCGGTTAAATGTAGTTTTGTTCTCAATGGGCAGACGGACTCGGTTTTTTCGTGCGAGGGGACAGCGTCCGTTGCTGCCTTCTCGGGAACTGGTCATGGCAGAGATAACCCAGATGACACGGCCGTGGAAAACGTTGGACCGATTCCGAAAGGGACCTACTATCTCGTCGATCGCCAGTCGGGGGGCTTGGTGGGTTTTCTGTACGATTGGTGGTATGCGACCGACTCCGTCTCTACCGACCGTCGAAAGTGGTTCACGCTCTGGAATCCGGCGACGGGAGACACGACCAATATCAATGGCATCAAGCGCGGTAACTTCCGACTGCATCCAATGGGGCATTTGAGGTTGAGTCACGGATGTATCACCGTCGTGAACCCTCAGGAATTCGATCGACTTCAGAAATACATTCGTTCGCGGGGACAGACTGTGCCCGTGCCAGGCGCAGCTTTACGAGCCTATGGAACCGTTGACGTGAAATGA
- the cobJ gene encoding precorrin-3B C(17)-methyltransferase — protein sequence MSAPAIVILGAGALATARRIQALYAGSQVHALQGRVEADVSYSELGAHLRELYARGTPIVALCAAGIVIRCVAPSLSKKGVEPPVLAVAEDGSAVVPLLGGLAGVNVMAREIAAMLAVPAAITTSGELRFGTCVLNPPDGYTLADIGQGKRFVSDLLAGESTRIEGEAPWLDDAQLPRSASARLAIRVTPRAWDGREDELVIHPRSVVAAVAAVDGDIVARVREALDAQGLAPLSLAALLASSERMADPALAEAAANLNVPLRFALTRPEDGEPPGNLLHAALRIPYETLHNDATAGVALALAPLAIDPDTIGRARGRLTVIGLGPGSADLMVPAARTALNEATDVLGYDTYVKMVGPLRADQRVHGTDNREEMQRARHAFELASEGRSVVMVSSGDPGVFAMAAAVLEALESSDNADWAAVELAIVPGVSAAMATAAQAGAPLGHDFCMLSLSDNLKPWTIIEKRLRHAAEADLVMAFYNPISRARPWQLDKALDIVREYRAAQTQVVLGRDIGRVGSTLRTITLGELRSSDVDMRTMVIVGSSTTRRFGGSAGGTEWVYTPRWYE from the coding sequence ATGAGCGCACCCGCGATCGTGATTCTCGGCGCGGGCGCGTTGGCGACGGCGCGGCGCATTCAGGCGCTGTACGCGGGTAGCCAGGTGCATGCGTTGCAGGGACGCGTCGAGGCGGACGTGTCGTATAGCGAACTCGGCGCGCATCTGCGGGAACTGTATGCGCGCGGCACGCCGATCGTCGCGTTGTGCGCGGCGGGTATCGTGATTCGATGTGTCGCTCCGTCGTTGTCGAAAAAGGGGGTCGAGCCGCCGGTGCTCGCTGTCGCCGAAGACGGCAGCGCGGTCGTGCCGCTGCTCGGCGGTCTCGCCGGCGTCAACGTGATGGCGCGAGAAATTGCTGCCATGCTGGCCGTGCCGGCCGCCATCACGACGAGCGGCGAATTGCGTTTCGGCACCTGCGTGCTGAATCCGCCCGACGGCTATACGCTCGCCGATATTGGGCAAGGCAAGCGCTTCGTGTCGGATCTGCTGGCCGGTGAGAGCACGCGCATCGAAGGCGAAGCGCCGTGGCTCGACGACGCGCAACTGCCCCGCTCCGCCTCGGCGCGTCTCGCGATTCGCGTGACGCCGCGTGCATGGGACGGACGCGAAGATGAACTGGTGATTCATCCACGCAGCGTGGTCGCGGCGGTGGCGGCCGTGGATGGCGACATCGTGGCGCGCGTGCGCGAGGCATTGGACGCGCAGGGTCTCGCGCCGCTGTCGCTCGCGGCATTGCTGGCTTCTTCTGAGCGCATGGCCGACCCGGCGCTTGCCGAGGCTGCAGCGAACCTGAACGTGCCGTTGCGCTTCGCGCTGACACGTCCCGAAGATGGCGAGCCGCCGGGCAACCTGTTGCATGCCGCGCTGCGCATTCCCTACGAGACGCTGCACAACGATGCGACGGCAGGCGTCGCGCTGGCGTTGGCGCCGCTCGCCATCGATCCGGACACCATCGGCCGCGCGCGCGGCCGTCTGACCGTGATCGGCCTCGGCCCCGGCAGCGCCGATCTGATGGTGCCGGCCGCGCGCACGGCGCTCAACGAGGCCACCGATGTTCTCGGCTACGACACTTACGTGAAAATGGTCGGCCCGTTGCGCGCCGACCAGCGCGTGCACGGCACGGACAATCGCGAGGAAATGCAACGCGCGCGGCATGCGTTCGAACTGGCGAGCGAGGGACGTTCCGTGGTGATGGTGTCCTCGGGCGATCCGGGGGTGTTTGCGATGGCGGCGGCGGTGCTTGAAGCGCTGGAGTCGTCGGATAACGCGGATTGGGCTGCGGTCGAACTGGCGATCGTGCCTGGTGTATCGGCGGCGATGGCAACGGCGGCGCAAGCGGGTGCGCCGTTGGGTCACGACTTCTGCATGCTGTCGCTGTCCGACAATCTGAAGCCTTGGACGATCATCGAAAAGCGTCTGAGGCATGCCGCCGAAGCGGATCTCGTGATGGCGTTTTATAACCCGATTTCGCGGGCGCGGCCGTGGCAGTTGGATAAAGCGCTGGATATCGTGCGGGAGTATCGCGCGGCGCAGACTCAGGTGGTGCTGGGCCGCGATATTGGCCGCGTAGGCAGCACGCTGCGCACGATCACGCTAGGCGAATTGCGTTCGTCCGATGTGGATATGCGGACGATGGTGATCGTGGGGTCGTCGACCACGCGGCGGTTTGGCGGTAGCGCTGGCGGCACCGAGTGGGTTTATACGCCGCGGTGGTATGAGTGA
- a CDS encoding precorrin-2 C(20)-methyltransferase, whose product MTAQGRLFGLGVGPGDPELITLKALRLLKASPVVAYFVAKGKKGNAFSIIEAHLHDAQQHLPLVYPVTTEALEPPLSYEAIIADFYDTAAEVVAAHLDAGRDVAVICEGDPFFYGSYMYLHDRLAARYESEVVPGVCSMLGGAAVLGAPLVYRNQSLSVLSGVLPEDELRRRLADADAAVVMKLGRNFDKVRRVLGELGLADRALYVERATMGNQRIVPLAEVDPMASPYFSLLVVPGEKWQG is encoded by the coding sequence ATGACGGCGCAAGGACGGTTGTTCGGACTCGGCGTCGGCCCCGGCGACCCGGAACTCATCACGCTGAAGGCGCTGCGCTTGCTGAAGGCGTCGCCGGTGGTCGCGTACTTCGTCGCCAAGGGCAAGAAAGGCAACGCGTTCAGCATCATCGAGGCGCATTTGCACGACGCCCAGCAGCATCTGCCGCTGGTCTATCCCGTCACCACCGAAGCGCTCGAACCGCCGCTATCGTATGAAGCGATCATCGCCGACTTCTACGACACCGCTGCGGAAGTCGTCGCCGCTCACCTCGACGCGGGCCGCGACGTCGCCGTGATCTGCGAAGGCGATCCGTTCTTTTACGGCTCGTACATGTATCTGCACGACCGGCTCGCCGCGCGCTACGAAAGCGAAGTGGTGCCCGGCGTGTGCTCGATGCTCGGCGGCGCCGCCGTGCTCGGCGCGCCGCTGGTGTATCGCAATCAGAGCTTGTCGGTACTCTCGGGCGTGTTGCCCGAAGACGAATTGCGCCGCCGTCTGGCCGATGCCGACGCCGCCGTCGTGATGAAACTCGGCCGCAATTTCGACAAGGTGCGGCGCGTGCTCGGCGAACTCGGTCTCGCGGACCGCGCGCTCTACGTCGAACGCGCGACGATGGGCAATCAACGCATCGTGCCGCTCGCCGAAGTGGATCCGATGGCGTCGCCGTATTTTTCGCTGCTAGTGGTGCCGGGGGAAAAATGGCAAGGATGA
- a CDS encoding precorrin-8X methylmutase — translation MLDYIRDGQEIYRQSFATIRAEADLSRIPADLEKLAVRVIHACGMVDVIDDLRFSAGAGAAGRAALAQGAPILCDAGMVAQGITRARLQANNEVLCTLAHPDVPSLARELGNTRSAAALELWRPHLAGSVVVIGNAPTALFHLLDMLDAGAPKPALILGFPVGFVGAAESKAMLADDSRGVPYVVVHGRRGGSAMAAAAVNALATEVE, via the coding sequence ATGCTTGATTACATTCGCGACGGTCAGGAGATCTATCGCCAATCCTTCGCGACGATCCGCGCGGAGGCCGACTTGTCGCGCATTCCCGCGGACCTCGAAAAACTCGCGGTGCGCGTGATCCACGCGTGCGGCATGGTCGATGTGATTGACGATCTGCGGTTTTCCGCAGGCGCGGGCGCGGCGGGCCGCGCGGCGCTCGCGCAAGGCGCGCCGATCCTGTGCGATGCCGGCATGGTCGCGCAAGGCATCACGCGCGCGCGGCTGCAGGCGAACAACGAGGTCCTCTGCACGCTCGCGCATCCGGACGTGCCGTCGCTCGCACGCGAACTCGGCAACACGCGTTCGGCGGCCGCGCTCGAATTGTGGCGGCCGCATCTGGCGGGCAGCGTCGTCGTGATCGGCAATGCGCCGACCGCCCTCTTTCATCTGCTCGATATGCTCGACGCCGGCGCGCCCAAACCCGCGCTGATTCTCGGCTTCCCAGTGGGTTTTGTCGGCGCAGCCGAATCGAAAGCCATGCTCGCAGACGACAGCCGCGGCGTGCCCTACGTCGTGGTGCATGGCCGGCGCGGCGGCAGCGCGATGGCGGCCGCCGCCGTGAACGCGCTGGCCACGGAGGTCGAATAA
- the cobG gene encoding precorrin-3B synthase, which produces MSVLNQASPSTVLSDAAVTLRPSACPGLLRIVAARDGGICRIKLPGGELSAAQARAIAEASARHAAGVIELTNRANVQVRGVKRGEEAALIAALFDAGLGPMPVTCAGSAADVDAWKVVNAIATDAVAENADAIATDAVAENADAIATDAVAENASNAARTLAAAVATATTADDVRNVMISPAAGRDPFALFDTRSLCAELLTMLQSEARFAALSPKFALLLDGGERLARVDHPHDVWLAASQEAEGVRFVFGLAGCPPVGANAGSLTQSERTAPEKPRADDTRALAAILPSQVPALAGALLLTFLDLAAADATRMRHLLAAHSVDAVLHHAQRYLDFPLTQNATLADWHRVTPADPSLRLGAHAQRVSGTWHAGGQPPLGRLDADTLRGLATLSQQHGNATLHLTPWQSVLLPDIATHAVPTVLSGLKALGLACDPAQAITHLIACAGSSGCAKGLADTKADALRLAARLPAGVDVHLSGCSRSCAAAHCAPYTLLATAPGLYDFYRRDGQPGFGQCVARQLTIDQAADMLERLVRSDTDA; this is translated from the coding sequence GTGTCCGTCTTGAATCAAGCTTCGCCTTCCACCGTTTTATCCGACGCGGCTGTCACGCTGCGGCCCTCGGCGTGTCCGGGGCTGCTGCGCATCGTCGCCGCGCGCGACGGCGGAATTTGCCGGATCAAACTGCCCGGCGGTGAATTGAGCGCGGCGCAGGCTCGGGCCATCGCGGAGGCTAGCGCGCGGCACGCGGCCGGGGTGATCGAGTTGACCAATCGCGCGAATGTGCAGGTGCGTGGCGTGAAGCGCGGTGAAGAGGCGGCGTTGATCGCGGCTTTGTTCGATGCGGGTCTTGGGCCGATGCCGGTGACGTGCGCTGGTAGCGCAGCGGATGTAGACGCCTGGAAAGTTGTGAATGCAATAGCAACTGACGCAGTGGCCGAGAATGCGGATGCAATAGCAACTGACGCAGTGGCCGAGAATGCGGATGCAATAGCAACTGACGCAGTGGCCGAGAACGCCTCCAACGCTGCCCGCACGCTCGCCGCCGCAGTCGCAACCGCCACCACCGCCGACGACGTCCGCAACGTCATGATCAGCCCCGCTGCCGGACGCGATCCATTCGCGCTATTCGACACGCGCTCGCTATGCGCCGAATTGCTCACGATGCTGCAAAGCGAAGCGCGTTTCGCGGCGCTATCGCCGAAATTCGCGCTGCTGCTGGACGGCGGCGAGCGGCTTGCGAGAGTCGATCATCCGCACGATGTGTGGCTGGCGGCATCGCAAGAAGCGGAAGGCGTGCGGTTCGTGTTCGGGTTGGCGGGTTGTCCGCCTGTGGGCGCCAATGCTGGCTCACTCACGCAAAGCGAGCGCACCGCGCCTGAAAAACCCCGCGCCGACGACACAAGGGCACTAGCCGCGATCCTGCCTTCACAAGTCCCGGCACTAGCAGGCGCGCTGCTCCTCACATTCCTCGACCTCGCCGCCGCCGACGCCACCCGCATGCGCCACCTGCTGGCCGCGCATTCCGTCGATGCGGTATTGCATCACGCCCAGCGATATCTCGACTTCCCGCTGACGCAAAACGCGACGCTGGCCGACTGGCATCGCGTTACACCCGCCGACCCCAGCCTCCGCCTCGGCGCCCACGCTCAACGCGTGAGCGGAACCTGGCACGCAGGCGGCCAGCCACCGCTGGGACGCCTCGACGCCGACACGCTGCGTGGCCTCGCCACGCTTTCGCAACAGCACGGCAACGCCACGCTTCACCTGACACCCTGGCAAAGCGTGCTATTACCCGACATCGCCACACACGCCGTCCCGACCGTGTTGTCCGGCCTGAAGGCACTCGGTCTCGCCTGCGATCCGGCGCAAGCGATCACACACCTGATCGCCTGCGCCGGATCGAGCGGCTGCGCGAAGGGCCTCGCCGACACCAAGGCCGACGCGCTGCGCCTCGCCGCCCGCCTGCCTGCCGGCGTCGACGTGCATCTGAGCGGCTGCTCGCGCTCGTGCGCCGCCGCGCATTGCGCACCGTACACTTTGCTGGCCACAGCGCCCGGCCTCTATGACTTTTATCGACGCGACGGCCAGCCCGGCTTCGGCCAGTGCGTCGCGCGCCAACTGACGATCGACCAGGCCGCCGACATGCTCGAACGCCTGGTCCGGAGTGACACCGATGCTTGA
- the cbiE gene encoding precorrin-6y C5,15-methyltransferase (decarboxylating) subunit CbiE has translation MPAWLTVVGIGDDGFAGLGRPARRALLEASVVYGGERHLAMLPARVTARRAAWPRPFDLAPLLAERGAAVCVLASGDPMLFGVGATLARQLPAEELRVLPAPSSLSLAAARLGWPLQDVATVSLVGRPLPTLNAHLHDGARVFVLSADGRTPAALAELLNARGFGATRMSVLEHLGGELERRIDGRADQWSAGDVAALNLIALECRATEGAPRLPLTCGLPDDAFRHDGQLTKRDVRAITLARLAPTPGELLWDVGAGSGSIGIEWMRAHSTCRAIAIEGHAERQRFIEHNRDALGVPGLQLVAGRAPEALQGLPVPDAVFIGGGVTAPGVLEACWAGLREGGRLVANAVTLQGEAVLVAWRERHGGTLTRIALADAQPLGGFDTWRQALPITLLEVTKQVGGGREPHWNQCRD, from the coding sequence ATGCCCGCGTGGCTGACGGTGGTGGGCATAGGCGACGACGGCTTTGCCGGTTTGGGGAGGCCCGCGCGGCGCGCTTTGCTGGAAGCATCGGTGGTGTACGGCGGTGAACGTCATCTGGCGATGCTGCCCGCGCGTGTCACCGCGCGCCGTGCCGCCTGGCCGCGCCCGTTCGATCTCGCGCCGTTGCTGGCCGAGCGCGGCGCCGCCGTGTGCGTGCTGGCGAGCGGCGACCCGATGCTGTTCGGCGTCGGCGCGACGCTCGCGCGGCAATTGCCAGCGGAGGAGTTGCGGGTGCTGCCGGCGCCGTCGTCGTTGTCGCTGGCGGCCGCGCGGCTCGGCTGGCCGTTACAGGATGTCGCGACGGTGTCGCTGGTGGGGCGGCCGTTGCCCACGCTGAATGCGCATCTGCACGACGGCGCGCGCGTGTTCGTGCTGAGCGCGGACGGGCGCACGCCCGCGGCGCTCGCCGAGCTCCTGAACGCGCGCGGTTTCGGGGCGACCCGCATGAGCGTGCTGGAACACCTGGGCGGCGAGCTGGAGCGGCGCATCGACGGCCGCGCGGATCAGTGGTCCGCGGGCGACGTGGCCGCGCTGAATCTGATCGCGCTCGAGTGCCGTGCCACCGAAGGCGCGCCGCGTCTGCCGCTGACCTGCGGTTTGCCCGACGATGCGTTTCGTCACGACGGCCAGTTGACCAAGCGCGACGTCCGCGCCATCACGCTCGCGCGCCTCGCGCCGACGCCCGGCGAATTGCTGTGGGATGTGGGCGCGGGCAGCGGCTCGATCGGCATCGAATGGATGCGCGCGCATTCCACCTGTCGCGCGATTGCTATTGAAGGGCATGCGGAGCGGCAACGCTTTATCGAACACAATCGCGATGCGTTGGGTGTGCCGGGGCTGCAACTCGTCGCGGGTCGCGCGCCCGAAGCACTGCAGGGATTGCCGGTGCCGGATGCTGTGTTCATCGGTGGCGGCGTGACGGCGCCGGGCGTGCTGGAGGCCTGCTGGGCCGGTCTGCGCGAGGGCGGCCGGCTGGTTGCCAATGCGGTCACGTTGCAAGGCGAGGCGGTGTTGGTGGCGTGGCGCGAGCGGCATGGCGGGACCTTGACGCGGATCGCGCTGGCGGACGCGCAACCGCTTGGCGGCTTCGATACGTGGCGGCAGGCGTTGCCGATCACGCTGCTGGAGGTGACGAAGCAAGTCGGTGGCGGGCGTGAACCTCATTGGAACCAATGCCGTGATTAA
- a CDS encoding cobalt-precorrin-5B (C(1))-methyltransferase yields the protein MREETPERPAPLRSGYTTGSCATATSLAAARLLLAGIVSEVAEIVLPKGQHVPMPLVFCRLIGNGDEGAEAGTIKDAGDDPDVTHGAVVFARVRLVAEPGVIFRAGPGVGTVTRAGLTLPVGEPAINPVPRRMMTEHLAELAAEHAYGGGFEVTIGVEGGEALALKTMNPRLGILGGLSILGTTGIVRPFSCSAYIASIHQGIDVARANGYTHLAACTGNASEDAMRAHYGLPDIALIEMGDFVGAVLKHMKRAPVERLSVCGGFGKLSKLAAGHLDLHSRNSSIDLERLAQWAAGHGADDALQSAIRAANTSQQAVALAHAQQVPLGDIVCRHALAVAREIVPPQVKVEMFAIDRQGKLIGAAQ from the coding sequence ATGCGCGAAGAAACGCCCGAACGACCCGCGCCGCTTCGTAGCGGCTACACGACCGGCAGTTGCGCCACCGCGACGTCGCTGGCGGCGGCGCGTCTGTTGCTCGCGGGTATCGTCAGCGAAGTCGCGGAGATCGTGTTGCCGAAAGGCCAGCATGTGCCGATGCCACTGGTGTTCTGCCGCCTGATCGGGAATGGCGATGAAGGCGCCGAAGCCGGCACGATCAAGGACGCCGGCGACGATCCCGACGTTACGCACGGCGCGGTCGTCTTCGCCCGTGTGCGCCTCGTCGCCGAACCGGGCGTGATATTTCGCGCGGGGCCGGGCGTCGGCACGGTGACGCGCGCGGGGCTGACGCTGCCGGTCGGCGAACCCGCGATCAACCCGGTGCCGCGCAGAATGATGACCGAGCATCTCGCCGAACTCGCGGCGGAGCATGCGTATGGCGGCGGCTTTGAAGTGACGATCGGCGTGGAAGGCGGCGAAGCGCTCGCGCTGAAAACGATGAACCCGCGCCTCGGCATTCTCGGCGGCCTGTCGATCCTCGGCACTACCGGCATCGTGCGTCCGTTTTCGTGCTCGGCGTATATCGCGTCGATTCATCAGGGGATCGACGTCGCGCGCGCGAACGGCTACACCCATCTCGCCGCCTGCACCGGCAACGCGAGCGAGGACGCGATGCGCGCGCATTACGGCCTGCCGGATATCGCGCTGATCGAAATGGGCGACTTCGTCGGCGCGGTGCTCAAGCATATGAAGCGCGCGCCGGTCGAGCGTCTGAGCGTGTGCGGCGGCTTCGGCAAGCTCAGCAAGCTGGCTGCGGGGCATCTCGATCTGCATAGCCGCAATTCGAGCATCGACCTCGAACGGCTCGCGCAATGGGCCGCCGGGCATGGCGCGGACGACGCGCTTCAGTCAGCGATCCGCGCGGCCAACACCAGTCAGCAGGCGGTCGCGTTGGCGCACGCGCAGCAGGTGCCGCTCGGCGATATCGTCTGCCGGCATGCGCTGGCAGTGGCGCGCGAGATCGTGCCGCCGCAGGTCAAAGTCGAAATGTTCGCGATCGACCGCCAGGGCAAGCTGATCGGAGCCGCACAATGA